The proteins below are encoded in one region of Brevundimonas fontaquae:
- a CDS encoding D-alanine--D-alanine ligase: MTRPFSSLHVAVLMGGLSAEREVSLSSGEQCAQALERQGVRVSRVDAGRDLANVLSGLIRPDVVLNCLHGAWGEDGCVQGVLETLRIPYTHSGVLASALAMDKDKSKAVLRAAGIKVPGGGLYDRHEVASRHVIDPPYVVKPNAEGSSVGVFLVREGANRPVSEVGEPGWAYGEQVVVEPYIAGKELCVTVLGEPAGPRALTVTDITPTKGFYDYEAKYAPGGSVHVLPAVLPPHVFEKALRQAEAAHVAMGCRGVSRSDFRYDDVKDDLVLLEVNTQPGMTPTSLAPEQAAHTGMSYDDLVRWMVEDASCPR; the protein is encoded by the coding sequence ATGACCCGCCCCTTCTCTTCTCTTCACGTCGCCGTCCTGATGGGCGGCCTTTCCGCAGAGCGGGAGGTGTCCCTCTCGTCAGGCGAGCAGTGCGCGCAGGCGCTGGAGCGGCAGGGCGTGCGCGTCAGTCGCGTGGACGCCGGGCGAGATCTGGCCAATGTGCTGTCCGGCCTGATCAGGCCCGACGTCGTGCTGAACTGTCTGCACGGCGCGTGGGGCGAGGACGGCTGTGTTCAGGGCGTGCTGGAGACCCTGCGGATACCCTACACCCATTCCGGCGTGCTGGCCTCGGCCCTGGCGATGGACAAGGACAAGTCCAAGGCCGTGCTGCGGGCGGCGGGCATCAAGGTGCCGGGCGGTGGTCTTTACGATCGTCACGAAGTCGCCAGCCGCCACGTCATCGACCCGCCCTATGTGGTCAAGCCGAATGCCGAGGGCTCGTCCGTCGGCGTCTTCCTGGTGCGCGAAGGCGCCAACCGTCCCGTTTCCGAAGTGGGGGAGCCGGGCTGGGCTTACGGCGAGCAGGTCGTCGTCGAGCCCTATATCGCCGGCAAGGAGCTGTGCGTCACCGTGCTGGGCGAACCGGCCGGCCCGCGCGCCCTGACCGTCACCGACATCACCCCGACCAAGGGCTTCTACGATTACGAAGCCAAATATGCGCCGGGCGGATCGGTGCACGTCCTGCCGGCCGTCCTGCCGCCGCACGTGTTCGAAAAGGCGCTGCGTCAGGCGGAGGCGGCGCACGTCGCCATGGGCTGCCGCGGCGTGTCGCGATCCGACTTCCGTTATGATGATGTTAAGGACGATCTGGTCTTGTTGGAGGTCAATACCCAGCCCGGCATGACCCCGACTTCGCTCGCGCCCGAGCAGGCCGCCCATACCGGGATGAGCTATGATGATCTGGTTCGGTGGATGGTGGAGGACGCCTCATGCCCGCGGTAG
- a CDS encoding cell division protein FtsQ/DivIB, with amino-acid sequence MPAVVRGGRRQGSNQAPQRGSASKGGGRSRGGAQNASAVPGKMAAIGRVDISPRTAVIALGAGALLLVGVLATGARAERIGASVSHGLDSVTAGMGLTLKRVHITGASPEAEPAIQRALGLYSGQPITSLDLNAIRTRVQGVGWVKEARVVRLLPDTLIVEVKEHDRLAVWQEAGQIKVIDNRGQVIDGADARRYPTLPLVVGKGADVAAGEILPLLAQRPRLMGMVDALVRVDERRWDLRLKDGSLIQLPATEQEAALIRLDALDQRERLLDLGFARVDLRTPDEVAVRPAGDA; translated from the coding sequence ATGCCCGCGGTAGTTCGCGGCGGCCGGCGACAGGGTTCTAATCAGGCTCCACAGCGCGGTTCGGCGTCCAAAGGCGGAGGACGGTCGCGCGGCGGGGCCCAGAACGCGTCCGCCGTTCCCGGCAAGATGGCCGCCATCGGCCGTGTCGATATTTCGCCGCGCACCGCCGTGATCGCTCTGGGCGCCGGCGCGCTGCTGCTGGTCGGGGTTCTGGCCACGGGCGCTCGCGCGGAGCGGATCGGCGCCTCGGTTTCGCATGGCCTGGACAGTGTGACGGCCGGCATGGGTCTGACGCTGAAGCGGGTGCACATCACCGGCGCCTCGCCGGAGGCCGAGCCGGCGATCCAGCGCGCGCTGGGCCTGTACTCCGGTCAGCCGATCACCAGCCTGGATCTGAACGCCATTCGCACGCGGGTTCAGGGCGTGGGTTGGGTCAAGGAGGCGCGCGTGGTGCGCCTGTTGCCCGACACCCTGATCGTCGAGGTCAAGGAACACGACCGCCTCGCCGTCTGGCAGGAGGCTGGTCAGATCAAGGTGATCGACAACCGGGGCCAGGTCATCGACGGCGCCGACGCGCGTCGCTATCCGACGCTGCCGCTCGTCGTGGGCAAGGGCGCCGACGTGGCGGCAGGCGAAATCCTGCCTCTGCTGGCCCAGCGCCCCCGACTGATGGGGATGGTGGATGCCCTGGTGCGCGTGGACGAGCGCCGCTGGGACCTGCGTCTGAAGGACGGCAGCCTGATCCAGCTTCCCGCCACCGAACAGGAGGCGGCCCTGATCCGCCTCGATGCGCTGGACCAGCGCGAACGCCTGCTCGACCTGGGCTTCGCCCGGGTCGATCTCAGAACCCCGGATGAGGTCGCCGTGCGACCTGCCGGCGACGCCTAA
- the ftsA gene encoding cell division protein FtsA: MDPRAGRAPVVAALDIGQSKVSCFIMKPDGVRHADRTIRVAGASHVQSKGVRGGAIINMDEAAQAIGHAVERAERAAQSPVSGVVVTTAIGQMASHRVQARVSLGANPVGDADLARAIGMALAQIRLPNRRPIHVLPIAWSVDGARGVHDPRSMRGGSLGLDLLVVSMAENVFTTLSHCLELAHLDLQGVAAAPVVSSLAALEEDEMDLGAVCIDMGGGATSAAVWGGRSLLHIESLNVGGDHVTSDIARGLSTSKAGAERLKTLHGSAMASANEDREMLEAPPRGEDASAGPVIVPRAMLKTVIAPRVDETLELLRDRLKNAGVGLEPGAGLVLTGGASQLNGVRELAVRVFDRPVRLGKPQRAPHLADAASGPAFCATAGVLLRAAYGPREAVSARKLMARQITAADAPRIHRGNVVGRVAGWLRDNL, encoded by the coding sequence ATGGATCCTCGCGCCGGTCGTGCGCCCGTGGTCGCTGCGCTGGACATCGGCCAGTCCAAGGTGTCGTGCTTCATCATGAAGCCCGACGGCGTGCGTCATGCCGACCGCACCATCCGCGTCGCGGGCGCCAGCCACGTCCAGTCCAAGGGCGTGAGGGGCGGGGCGATCATCAATATGGACGAGGCGGCCCAGGCCATCGGCCACGCCGTCGAACGCGCCGAGCGCGCGGCCCAGAGTCCGGTCTCGGGCGTCGTCGTCACGACCGCCATCGGTCAGATGGCCAGCCACCGTGTGCAGGCCCGCGTCTCGCTGGGAGCCAATCCGGTCGGCGACGCCGATCTGGCGCGCGCCATCGGCATGGCCCTGGCGCAGATCCGCCTGCCCAACCGCCGCCCGATCCATGTCCTGCCCATCGCCTGGTCGGTCGACGGCGCGCGGGGCGTGCATGATCCGCGTTCGATGCGGGGCGGCTCGCTGGGGCTTGATCTGTTGGTCGTCTCGATGGCCGAGAACGTGTTCACGACCCTCAGCCACTGCCTGGAGCTGGCGCACCTCGACCTGCAAGGCGTCGCCGCCGCACCCGTCGTCTCGTCTCTGGCCGCGCTGGAAGAGGACGAGATGGACCTGGGCGCCGTCTGCATCGACATGGGTGGCGGCGCGACCAGCGCTGCCGTGTGGGGCGGCCGGTCCCTGCTGCATATCGAAAGCCTGAACGTCGGCGGCGACCATGTCACCTCGGACATCGCGCGCGGCCTGTCGACGTCCAAGGCCGGCGCCGAACGGCTCAAGACCCTTCACGGCTCGGCCATGGCCAGCGCCAACGAGGACCGCGAAATGCTGGAAGCCCCGCCGCGCGGCGAGGACGCCTCGGCCGGCCCGGTCATCGTCCCGCGCGCCATGCTGAAGACGGTCATCGCGCCCCGCGTCGACGAAACCCTCGAACTGCTCCGTGATCGGCTGAAAAATGCGGGCGTCGGCCTGGAGCCCGGCGCGGGCCTCGTCCTGACCGGCGGGGCCAGCCAGCTGAACGGCGTGCGCGAGCTCGCGGTGCGCGTCTTCGACCGTCCCGTACGCCTCGGAAAACCCCAACGGGCGCCACATTTGGCCGATGCGGCCTCTGGCCCCGCCTTTTGCGCCACCGCCGGCGTCCTCCTCCGCGCCGCATATGGCCCGCGCGAGGCGGTATCCGCGAGAAAGCTGATGGCGCGCCAAATTACGGCGGCCGACGCGCCGCGCATTCATCGCGGCAATGTGGTGGGGCGGGTCGCGGGCTGGCTGCGCGACAATCTGTAA
- a CDS encoding TonB-dependent receptor domain-containing protein yields MTVKRNFLLGSTVLAGVLAVAAPSFAQEATQSDGEGATEVGEIVVTGSRIRRPDLTSPAPLSVVNSETIDEKGFANLADAINEQPVTGVPISPDGDQAGFGVGRSFINLFNLGSNRTLVLVNGRRFVGANVASIFSGAGAGGQVDISSIPTALVNRIETIQATGGAIYGSDAVAGVVNVITNTEYEGVEFNVEYGLSERNDAQQIRTRITAGDKFLDDRLSLSGSYEYAETDSLIYTDRDRTALQIFSALNPANRNATDGIPAQIYYYNRRIPEITQGGLAFRTAGIGLANLLTIANPNGAGRVAAQFAPDGSLVPYNTGTFYQASIASGGDGLNLAELTSLQAPVKRHNATMFGQFNITDNVRLNAEVFYNHTAASEDFNQPIYNSGLFGGNSGALQMSTANPFLPAATRAAILSQPTPLPADTANPGERLFFLQRASTDLVEPNNITESDTGRIVLDLNGDFEAAGRRFNWNTAVNYGQNEGFFQQDNIVQANFLQAINVNRSATGAIQCADATARAAGCQPLNLFGQGARSQEALDYIGTTFRQDYSIKQTSYEANFGGEVVELPAGWAAFNVGYEYRKEESEFQPNDASRLGIGRSAAIAPLKGEFDTSEWYAEVAVPIVGGDFTLPFVRALDFDASYRSVDHSEAGQDESWSLGARWRVNADLTFRGSKSRSFRAPAITELFLPASSSFITATDPCDLRNIDSGPNPTARRANCEAAFVGLGLPADFQLTSNIQAATQRGTTAGNPDLNNEIAEQETYGLIYQPSFVPGFTFSFDYVKIDLTAAISNFSLTSILQVCYDLPTPDQAACSRFQRGRAGFELGGTSLAGQILGADIAPNGVGPQTGFINAGYQNFEGFTVGAQYGFDLDDLTYWTNMGRLDFNFSLFQVEKQESSATGLGFDLSNTRNTLGNSDVRWKLDTAYRNGGFAALLTTRYTGEYVRSNTATIENFAPLTIGDQYLHDLSLAYTWENSFGLGARDLTARLQVRNLLDSEPPQYATGVGVYDLIGRYYQVGLTARF; encoded by the coding sequence ATGACGGTCAAACGTAACTTTCTACTTGGGTCCACGGTTCTAGCGGGCGTTCTGGCGGTCGCTGCTCCAAGCTTCGCTCAAGAAGCGACGCAATCGGATGGTGAGGGCGCCACGGAAGTTGGCGAGATCGTCGTGACCGGCTCGCGGATCCGTCGCCCGGATCTGACCTCACCGGCGCCGCTGTCGGTGGTCAACTCGGAAACGATCGATGAAAAGGGCTTCGCTAACCTGGCGGACGCCATCAACGAACAGCCGGTCACCGGCGTGCCGATCAGCCCGGATGGCGACCAGGCAGGCTTTGGCGTCGGTCGCAGCTTCATCAACCTGTTCAACCTGGGTTCCAACCGCACGCTGGTTCTGGTGAACGGTCGTCGCTTCGTTGGTGCGAACGTCGCTTCAATCTTCTCTGGCGCCGGCGCCGGCGGCCAGGTCGATATCTCATCGATTCCGACCGCTCTGGTCAACCGTATCGAGACCATTCAAGCGACTGGCGGCGCGATCTACGGCTCGGACGCCGTTGCTGGTGTTGTAAACGTCATCACGAACACTGAATATGAAGGCGTTGAGTTCAACGTCGAGTATGGTCTTTCGGAACGCAATGACGCGCAGCAAATCCGCACGCGGATCACGGCTGGCGACAAGTTTCTTGACGACCGGCTGAGCCTTTCGGGCAGCTACGAATACGCAGAAACCGATTCGCTCATCTATACGGATCGCGACCGTACCGCGCTTCAGATCTTCAGCGCTCTCAACCCCGCGAATAGGAACGCGACCGACGGTATTCCAGCCCAAATTTACTACTACAACCGCCGTATCCCGGAAATCACCCAGGGCGGACTGGCGTTCCGCACCGCCGGGATCGGTCTTGCGAACCTGCTGACGATCGCCAACCCGAATGGGGCTGGTCGTGTTGCTGCGCAGTTCGCGCCGGACGGCTCATTGGTGCCTTACAACACTGGCACCTTCTACCAGGCATCGATCGCGTCGGGTGGCGATGGTCTAAATCTCGCTGAGCTTACTTCTCTGCAGGCGCCCGTTAAGCGGCACAACGCCACGATGTTCGGCCAATTCAACATCACGGACAATGTCCGTTTGAATGCGGAAGTGTTCTACAACCACACCGCTGCGAGCGAGGACTTCAACCAACCTATCTACAATTCGGGACTGTTTGGCGGCAACTCAGGCGCGTTGCAGATGTCGACCGCCAACCCGTTCTTGCCGGCGGCGACGCGTGCGGCGATCTTGTCGCAACCGACGCCGTTGCCCGCGGACACGGCCAATCCAGGCGAGCGTCTGTTCTTCCTTCAGCGCGCCTCCACCGATCTTGTAGAACCTAACAACATAACGGAATCGGATACGGGTCGTATCGTTCTTGATCTGAACGGAGATTTCGAGGCTGCTGGTCGTCGGTTCAACTGGAATACGGCCGTCAACTATGGGCAGAACGAAGGTTTCTTCCAGCAGGACAACATCGTCCAAGCCAACTTCCTTCAGGCGATCAATGTCAACCGCAGCGCGACCGGCGCCATCCAGTGCGCAGACGCGACGGCGCGTGCGGCGGGCTGCCAACCGCTGAACCTGTTTGGTCAAGGCGCGCGCAGCCAAGAAGCGCTGGATTATATCGGAACGACCTTCCGCCAAGACTATTCGATCAAGCAAACTTCCTATGAAGCCAACTTCGGCGGTGAAGTGGTCGAATTGCCTGCGGGCTGGGCGGCGTTCAACGTCGGCTACGAGTATCGTAAGGAAGAATCCGAGTTCCAGCCGAATGACGCATCGCGTCTGGGTATCGGCCGTTCAGCCGCCATCGCTCCGCTGAAAGGCGAGTTCGATACGAGCGAGTGGTACGCCGAGGTTGCGGTACCGATAGTTGGCGGAGACTTCACCCTGCCGTTCGTCCGGGCCTTGGATTTTGACGCTTCGTACCGCTCGGTCGATCACTCTGAAGCCGGTCAGGATGAATCGTGGTCCTTGGGCGCTCGCTGGCGTGTCAATGCGGACTTGACGTTCCGCGGCAGCAAGAGCCGTTCGTTCCGGGCCCCCGCCATCACCGAACTGTTCTTGCCTGCCTCGAGCAGCTTCATCACGGCGACCGATCCCTGCGATTTGCGTAATATCGACAGCGGCCCCAATCCGACTGCGCGTCGTGCAAACTGTGAGGCGGCCTTCGTTGGCCTGGGACTGCCAGCGGACTTCCAATTGACGTCAAACATTCAGGCGGCGACCCAACGGGGAACCACTGCTGGTAATCCTGATCTGAACAATGAGATCGCGGAGCAGGAAACATATGGTTTGATTTATCAGCCCAGCTTCGTTCCTGGTTTCACCTTCTCCTTCGATTACGTGAAGATCGACCTGACTGCTGCCATCTCGAACTTCAGCCTCACTTCGATCCTTCAGGTTTGCTATGATCTGCCTACGCCAGATCAGGCCGCTTGCAGCCGTTTCCAGCGTGGACGCGCCGGGTTTGAGCTTGGCGGAACCAGCTTGGCGGGTCAGATTCTGGGCGCCGACATTGCTCCGAACGGTGTTGGCCCGCAGACCGGTTTCATCAACGCTGGCTATCAGAACTTTGAAGGCTTCACGGTTGGGGCTCAGTATGGCTTTGACCTGGACGATCTGACCTATTGGACCAATATGGGTCGGCTGGACTTCAACTTCAGCCTGTTCCAGGTCGAGAAGCAGGAGTCATCGGCTACCGGCTTGGGCTTTGATCTCTCGAACACCCGCAACACCCTGGGCAACTCGGATGTGCGTTGGAAGCTCGATACGGCCTACCGGAACGGCGGTTTCGCCGCTCTGCTGACCACGCGCTACACGGGCGAATATGTCCGCAGCAACACGGCGACCATCGAGAACTTCGCGCCTCTGACGATCGGCGACCAGTACCTGCACGACCTGTCGCTGGCCTATACTTGGGAAAACAGCTTCGGTCTGGGCGCGCGCGATCTGACCGCGCGTCTGCAAGTTCGCAACCTGCTCGACAGCGAACCCCCGCAATACGCCACCGGCGTGGGCGTGTACGACCTGATCGGTCGTTACTACCAAGTCGGCCTGACCGCGCGCTTCTGA
- the ftsZ gene encoding cell division protein FtsZ, with protein sequence MSLSLVKPQHTELKPRIVVFGVGGAGGNAVNNMIDAGLEGVEFVVANTDAQHLSFAKTDRRIQLGETITQGLGAGAHPEVGMNAAEESADEIHQHLEGAHMVFITCGMGGGTGTGAAPVIAKCARDRGILTVGVVTKPFTFEGRHRMRLADAGVAELQRYVDTLIVIPNQNLFRVANERTTFADAFGMADQVLHSGVRSITDLMILPGLINLDFADVRAVMSEMGKAMMGTGEATGDDRALLAAQNAIANPLLDETSLKGAKAVLVNITGGLDMTLLEVDEAANAISAEVDGDANIIFGAAFDPALDGKIRVSVVATGMDEGEVRRIEPIAPPAASAPLAGHDARRSAGGLYGTQASRAPEPTRDAYREPVRAEAPRAPEPRIEAAPVVPTFQAPAAREPEPRPEPVIRVAEPQPRALDPIVDPWVEEYETRAPAPRVAPQGDLYERAAPAAQQPQADDGYDDRDHRRSGWSLFGRGKRTQPQHDMSYAPQSSHQARSSAQPVQHPEPEAGQADDDLEIPSFLRRLAN encoded by the coding sequence ATGTCGCTCTCATTGGTCAAGCCGCAACACACTGAACTGAAGCCCCGCATCGTCGTGTTCGGCGTCGGCGGCGCCGGCGGCAACGCCGTGAACAATATGATCGACGCCGGCCTTGAAGGGGTCGAGTTCGTCGTCGCCAACACCGACGCGCAGCACCTCAGCTTCGCCAAGACCGATCGCCGCATCCAACTGGGCGAGACCATCACCCAAGGCCTGGGCGCCGGCGCCCATCCCGAAGTCGGCATGAACGCCGCTGAGGAATCCGCCGACGAGATCCATCAGCACCTGGAAGGTGCGCACATGGTCTTCATCACCTGCGGCATGGGCGGCGGCACCGGCACCGGCGCGGCGCCGGTCATCGCCAAGTGCGCGCGTGATCGCGGCATCCTGACCGTCGGCGTCGTGACCAAGCCCTTCACCTTCGAAGGTCGCCACCGCATGCGTTTGGCCGACGCGGGCGTCGCAGAGCTGCAACGCTACGTCGACACCCTGATCGTCATCCCCAACCAGAACCTGTTCCGCGTCGCCAATGAGCGCACGACCTTCGCCGACGCCTTTGGCATGGCCGATCAGGTCCTGCACTCGGGCGTGCGCTCGATCACCGACCTGATGATCCTGCCGGGCCTGATCAACCTGGACTTCGCTGACGTGCGCGCCGTCATGTCCGAGATGGGCAAGGCGATGATGGGCACAGGCGAGGCTACGGGCGATGATCGCGCACTGCTGGCGGCTCAGAACGCCATCGCCAACCCGCTGCTGGACGAGACCAGCCTGAAGGGCGCCAAGGCCGTGCTGGTGAACATCACCGGCGGTCTGGACATGACCCTGCTGGAAGTCGACGAAGCCGCCAACGCCATCAGCGCGGAAGTGGACGGCGACGCCAACATCATCTTCGGCGCGGCCTTCGACCCGGCCTTGGACGGCAAGATCCGCGTCTCGGTCGTCGCCACCGGTATGGACGAGGGCGAAGTGCGTCGCATCGAACCCATCGCGCCGCCGGCCGCCAGCGCGCCGCTGGCTGGTCATGACGCTCGCCGCTCGGCTGGCGGTCTGTATGGCACGCAAGCCTCGCGCGCCCCGGAACCGACCCGTGACGCCTACCGCGAGCCGGTTCGCGCAGAAGCCCCGCGCGCGCCTGAGCCCCGCATCGAGGCGGCGCCGGTCGTGCCGACCTTTCAGGCCCCTGCCGCTCGCGAACCGGAACCGCGCCCCGAGCCGGTGATCCGCGTCGCCGAGCCGCAGCCGCGCGCTCTGGACCCCATCGTTGATCCTTGGGTCGAGGAATATGAAACCCGCGCGCCGGCACCGCGCGTCGCGCCGCAAGGCGATCTCTATGAGCGCGCCGCGCCTGCGGCCCAGCAGCCTCAGGCCGACGATGGTTACGACGACCGTGACCACCGCCGCAGCGGCTGGAGCCTGTTTGGTCGCGGCAAGCGCACCCAGCCTCAGCACGATATGTCCTATGCGCCGCAATCGTCGCATCAGGCGCGCTCTTCGGCTCAACCGGTCCAACATCCAGAACCGGAGGCGGGACAGGCCGATGACGACCTGGAAATCCCATCCTTTCTCCGCCGTCTGGCCAACTAA